Proteins found in one Arachis stenosperma cultivar V10309 chromosome 8, arast.V10309.gnm1.PFL2, whole genome shotgun sequence genomic segment:
- the LOC130944195 gene encoding (+)-neomenthol dehydrogenase-like isoform X2 — protein MGEEAKRYAVVTGANKGIGFGICKKLASTGGVVVVLTARDEKRGLEAIERLKKEFGLSDDSLLFHQLDVTDPPSVASLAAFVKTRFGKLDILVNNAGVPGGVVNGENVLRRLSTSPRIVNVSSAMGVLKHIPNEWARGLFEDIDNLTNQKLGDVLREFLKDYKKGSLESKNWPIVVSGYTMSKAALNAYTRMLAKKFPNFRVNCVCPGFVKTDLNENTGFMSIDEGAESPVRLALLPDDSPSGQFYSVDEIIPF, from the exons ATGGGAGAAGAAGCAAAAAG GTATGCGGTAGTGACAGGAGCAAACAAAGGAATTGGGTTTGGGATATGCAAGAAATTGGCATCAACTGGTGGCGTTGTGGTGGTGCTTACAGCAAGAGATGAGAAGAGGGGTTTGGAAGCCATTGAAAGATTGAAGAAAGAGTTTGGCCTCTCTGATGATTCTTTGCTTTTTCATCAACTTGATGTCACTGACCCTCCCAGCGTTGCTTCTTTGGCAGCTTTTGTTAAGACAAGATTTGGAAAACTTGATATATTG GTGAATAACGCAGGTGTTCCTGGGGGAGTAGTAAATGGAGAGAACGTCCTTAGAAGG CTATCCACTTCACCAAGGATTGTCAATGTTTCCTCCGCAATGGGGGTATTGAAG cATATACCAAATGAATGGGCTAGAGGATTGTTTGAGGACATTGATAACCTCACAAACCAAAAACTTGGCGATGTTCTGAGAGAGTTCCTTAAGGATTACAAAAAAGGTTCATTGGAATCCAAGAACTGGCCAATAGTGGTTTCAGGCTACACAATGTCAAAGGCTGCTTTGAATGCATACACGAGAATGCTTGCTAAGAAATTCCCTAATTTTAGAGTAAATTGTGTGTGCCCTGGATTTGTGAAGACCGATTTGAATGAGAATACTGGATTTATGAGCATTGATGAAGGTGCTGAATCTCCTGTAAGGCTTGCATTGTTGCCTGATGATTCTCCTTCTGGTCAATTTTATTCAGTGGATGAAATCATTCCCTTTTGA
- the LOC130944195 gene encoding (+)-neomenthol dehydrogenase-like isoform X1: protein MGEEAKRYAVVTGANKGIGFGICKKLASTGGVVVVLTARDEKRGLEAIERLKKEFGLSDDSLLFHQLDVTDPPSVASLAAFVKTRFGKLDILVNNAGVPGGVVNGENVLRRKRGELTGWTDWNIIVRQNYELAKECVETNFFGAERVTEALLTLLQLSTSPRIVNVSSAMGVLKHIPNEWARGLFEDIDNLTNQKLGDVLREFLKDYKKGSLESKNWPIVVSGYTMSKAALNAYTRMLAKKFPNFRVNCVCPGFVKTDLNENTGFMSIDEGAESPVRLALLPDDSPSGQFYSVDEIIPF, encoded by the exons ATGGGAGAAGAAGCAAAAAG GTATGCGGTAGTGACAGGAGCAAACAAAGGAATTGGGTTTGGGATATGCAAGAAATTGGCATCAACTGGTGGCGTTGTGGTGGTGCTTACAGCAAGAGATGAGAAGAGGGGTTTGGAAGCCATTGAAAGATTGAAGAAAGAGTTTGGCCTCTCTGATGATTCTTTGCTTTTTCATCAACTTGATGTCACTGACCCTCCCAGCGTTGCTTCTTTGGCAGCTTTTGTTAAGACAAGATTTGGAAAACTTGATATATTG GTGAATAACGCAGGTGTTCCTGGGGGAGTAGTAAATGGAGAGAACGTCCTTAGAAGG AAAAGGGGTGAATTAACGGGTTGGACCGATTGGAATATCATAGTTAGACAAAATTATGAGTTAGCTAAGGAATGTGTTGAAACCAACTTCTTTGGAGCTGAAAGAGTAACCGAAGCTCTTCTTACTCTGCTTCAGCTATCCACTTCACCAAGGATTGTCAATGTTTCCTCCGCAATGGGGGTATTGAAG cATATACCAAATGAATGGGCTAGAGGATTGTTTGAGGACATTGATAACCTCACAAACCAAAAACTTGGCGATGTTCTGAGAGAGTTCCTTAAGGATTACAAAAAAGGTTCATTGGAATCCAAGAACTGGCCAATAGTGGTTTCAGGCTACACAATGTCAAAGGCTGCTTTGAATGCATACACGAGAATGCTTGCTAAGAAATTCCCTAATTTTAGAGTAAATTGTGTGTGCCCTGGATTTGTGAAGACCGATTTGAATGAGAATACTGGATTTATGAGCATTGATGAAGGTGCTGAATCTCCTGTAAGGCTTGCATTGTTGCCTGATGATTCTCCTTCTGGTCAATTTTATTCAGTGGATGAAATCATTCCCTTTTGA